One genomic segment of Macaca fascicularis isolate 582-1 chromosome 19, T2T-MFA8v1.1 includes these proteins:
- the ZNF416 gene encoding zinc finger protein 416 isoform X2: protein MGIWLQRKPGLSQWHLVCCHGMEDEETPEQSVSVERVSQVRTPEASPSTQKTQSCDMCVPFLTDILHLTDLPGQKPCLTGACAVFHQEQKHHSAEKPLESDMDKASFVQCCLFPESGMPFTSIEVRKDFLAPLGVLQPQAIAIYEQPNKISKCEEVFHVGISHYKWSECRKESSHKQTFFHPRVCTGKRFYESSKCGKACRCEYSLVQLQRVHPGERPYECSECGKTFSQTSHLNDHRRIHTGERPYVCDQCGKSFSQRATLIKHHRVHTGERPYECGKCGKSFSQSSNLIEHCRIHTGERPYECDECGKAFGSKSTLVRHQRTHTGEKPYECGECGKLFRQSFSLVVHQRIHTTARPYECGQCGKSFSLKCGLIQHQLIHSGARPFECDECGKSFSQRTTLNKHHKVHTAERPYVCGECGKAFMFKSKLVRHQRTHTGERPFECSECGKFFRQSYTLVEHQKIHTGLRPYDCGQCGKSFIQKSSLIQHQVVHTGERPYECGKCGKSFTQHSGLILHRKSHTVERPRDSSKCGKSYSPRANIV from the exons ATGGGAATATGGCTTCAGAGGAAGCCTGGCCTCAGTCAGTGGCACCTGG TTTGTTGCCATGGGATGGAGGATGAAGAGACACCTGAGCAAAGTGTTTCTGTAGAAAGAGTATCTCAGGTCAGGACTCCAGAGGCCAGTCCATCCACCCAGAAGACTCAATCCTGTGACATGTGTGTCCCGTTCCTGACCGACATTTTACACCTGACCGATTTGCCTGGGCAGAAACCATGCTTGACTGGGGCATGTGCAGTCTTTCACCAGGAACAGAAGCATCATAGTGCAGAGAAACCCTTGGAAAGTGACATGGACAAGGCCTCATTTGTGCAGTGCTGCCTATTCCCTGAGTCAGGAATGCCTTTCACCAGCATTGAGGTTAGGAAGGACTTCCTAGCCCCATTGGGTGTTCTTCAGCCTCAGGCTATTGCTATCTATGAACAACCCAACAAAATCAGCAAATGTGAGGAGGTCTTTCATGTTGGAATAAGTCATTACAAGTGGAGTGAATGCAGGAAAGAGTCTAGCCACAAACAAACTTTTTTTCACCCTAGAGTCTGCACTGGAAAAAGGTTTTATGAATCTAGCAAATGTGGGAAAGCCTGCCGCTGTGAGTACTCCCTTGTTCAGCTCCAAAGAGTCCACCCTGGAGAAAGGCCTTATgagtgcagtgaatgtgggaagACTTTTAGCCAAACCTCTCATCTGAATGATCATCGGAGAATCCACACAGGAGAAAGGCCTTATGTGTGTGATCAGTGTGGGAAATCATTTAGCCAAAGAGCCACCCTCATTAAACATCACagagttcacactggagagagGCCTTATGAGTGTGGGAAATGTGGGAAATCTTTCAGCCAAAGTTCCAACCTTATTGAACATTgcagaattcacactggagaaaggccttatgagtgtgatgaatgtggaaaagcctttggATCCAAATCCACTCTTGTTCGGCaccagagaactcacacaggagaaaagcCATATGAGTGTGGTGAATGTGGGAAATTATTCAGACAAAGCTTCAGCCTTGTTGTACACCAGAGAATTCACACTACAGCAAGGCCTTATGAGTGTGGCCAGTGTGGGAAATCATTTAGCCTAAAGTGTGGCCTCATTCAGCACCAGTTAATTCACAGTGGAGCTAGGCCCTTTGAGTGTGACGAGTGTGGAAAATCCTTTAGCCAAAGAACCACCCTCAATAAACACCACAAAGTTCACACTGCAGAAAGGCCTTATGTATGTGGGGAATGTGGGAAGGCTTTTATGTTCAAATCTAAACTTGTTCGTCACCagagaactcacactggagaaaggcctttcgagtgcagtgaatgtgggaaattTTTTAGACAAAGCTATACCCTTGTTGAACACCAGAAAATTCACACTGGATTAAGGCCTTATGACTGTGGACAGTGCGGGAAATCCTTTATCCAAAAGTCTAGCCTCATTCAACACCAGGTGGTTCACACGGGAGAAAGGCCATATGAGTGTGGCAAATGTGGGAAGTCCTTTACACAACACTCTGGCCTCATTCTCCACCGGAAATCTCACACTGTGGAGAGGCCTCGTGACAGCAGCAAATGCGGAAAATCCTACAGCCCAAGAGCTAACATTGTTTAA
- the ZNF416 gene encoding zinc finger protein 416 isoform X3, whose translation MEDEETPEQSVSVERVSQVRTPEASPSTQKTQSCDMCVPFLTDILHLTDLPGQKPCLTGACAVFHQEQKHHSAEKPLESDMDKASFVQCCLFPESGMPFTSIEVRKDFLAPLGVLQPQAIAIYEQPNKISKCEEVFHVGISHYKWSECRKESSHKQTFFHPRVCTGKRFYESSKCGKACRCEYSLVQLQRVHPGERPYECSECGKTFSQTSHLNDHRRIHTGERPYVCDQCGKSFSQRATLIKHHRVHTGERPYECGKCGKSFSQSSNLIEHCRIHTGERPYECDECGKAFGSKSTLVRHQRTHTGEKPYECGECGKLFRQSFSLVVHQRIHTTARPYECGQCGKSFSLKCGLIQHQLIHSGARPFECDECGKSFSQRTTLNKHHKVHTAERPYVCGECGKAFMFKSKLVRHQRTHTGERPFECSECGKFFRQSYTLVEHQKIHTGLRPYDCGQCGKSFIQKSSLIQHQVVHTGERPYECGKCGKSFTQHSGLILHRKSHTVERPRDSSKCGKSYSPRANIV comes from the coding sequence ATGGAGGATGAAGAGACACCTGAGCAAAGTGTTTCTGTAGAAAGAGTATCTCAGGTCAGGACTCCAGAGGCCAGTCCATCCACCCAGAAGACTCAATCCTGTGACATGTGTGTCCCGTTCCTGACCGACATTTTACACCTGACCGATTTGCCTGGGCAGAAACCATGCTTGACTGGGGCATGTGCAGTCTTTCACCAGGAACAGAAGCATCATAGTGCAGAGAAACCCTTGGAAAGTGACATGGACAAGGCCTCATTTGTGCAGTGCTGCCTATTCCCTGAGTCAGGAATGCCTTTCACCAGCATTGAGGTTAGGAAGGACTTCCTAGCCCCATTGGGTGTTCTTCAGCCTCAGGCTATTGCTATCTATGAACAACCCAACAAAATCAGCAAATGTGAGGAGGTCTTTCATGTTGGAATAAGTCATTACAAGTGGAGTGAATGCAGGAAAGAGTCTAGCCACAAACAAACTTTTTTTCACCCTAGAGTCTGCACTGGAAAAAGGTTTTATGAATCTAGCAAATGTGGGAAAGCCTGCCGCTGTGAGTACTCCCTTGTTCAGCTCCAAAGAGTCCACCCTGGAGAAAGGCCTTATgagtgcagtgaatgtgggaagACTTTTAGCCAAACCTCTCATCTGAATGATCATCGGAGAATCCACACAGGAGAAAGGCCTTATGTGTGTGATCAGTGTGGGAAATCATTTAGCCAAAGAGCCACCCTCATTAAACATCACagagttcacactggagagagGCCTTATGAGTGTGGGAAATGTGGGAAATCTTTCAGCCAAAGTTCCAACCTTATTGAACATTgcagaattcacactggagaaaggccttatgagtgtgatgaatgtggaaaagcctttggATCCAAATCCACTCTTGTTCGGCaccagagaactcacacaggagaaaagcCATATGAGTGTGGTGAATGTGGGAAATTATTCAGACAAAGCTTCAGCCTTGTTGTACACCAGAGAATTCACACTACAGCAAGGCCTTATGAGTGTGGCCAGTGTGGGAAATCATTTAGCCTAAAGTGTGGCCTCATTCAGCACCAGTTAATTCACAGTGGAGCTAGGCCCTTTGAGTGTGACGAGTGTGGAAAATCCTTTAGCCAAAGAACCACCCTCAATAAACACCACAAAGTTCACACTGCAGAAAGGCCTTATGTATGTGGGGAATGTGGGAAGGCTTTTATGTTCAAATCTAAACTTGTTCGTCACCagagaactcacactggagaaaggcctttcgagtgcagtgaatgtgggaaattTTTTAGACAAAGCTATACCCTTGTTGAACACCAGAAAATTCACACTGGATTAAGGCCTTATGACTGTGGACAGTGCGGGAAATCCTTTATCCAAAAGTCTAGCCTCATTCAACACCAGGTGGTTCACACGGGAGAAAGGCCATATGAGTGTGGCAAATGTGGGAAGTCCTTTACACAACACTCTGGCCTCATTCTCCACCGGAAATCTCACACTGTGGAGAGGCCTCGTGACAGCAGCAAATGCGGAAAATCCTACAGCCCAAGAGCTAACATTGTTTAA